The Methanofastidiosum sp. genome includes a window with the following:
- a CDS encoding KH domain-containing protein yields MEQFNDTVVLETNLKSIVGKTKAVKIDRQIDERGVLLTVDVDPSDMGHLIGRKGNTIQSIRTILKIVGAKNQARVNIKIPGTQGPQASQEVDRVTDAIDDLKI; encoded by the coding sequence ATGGAACAATTTAATGATACAGTCGTTTTAGAAACAAATTTAAAATCGATTGTAGGAAAAACAAAAGCTGTCAAGATTGACCGCCAAATCGATGAAAGAGGTGTCCTTTTAACAGTAGATGTCGATCCTTCAGATATGGGTCATTTGATAGGGCGTAAAGGAAACACAATCCAATCTATCAGAACAATATTAAAGATTGTTGGTGCTAAAAACCAAGCAAGAGTTAATATTAAAATCCCTGGAACTCAAGGACCACAAGCTTCTCAAGAAGTAGATCGTGTAACTGATGCAATTGACGACCTAAAAATATAA